CTACAACGCTTCAGACGGCAATTTAGCCAGTTATTACTCGAGCAACTACGCCCTTATCCACACGGCAAATACTGTTCTTGCAAACATTAAGGAGGCGGAAGAGGGCGGCATCCAGTTGACTGAAATCGATCTGGCCTGCAGAGGCGAGGCTTACTTCTTCCGCGCATTCCTCTATTTTAATTTGATAAGAGCATACGGCCAGGTTCCGTTGATAAATTTCAAGATCAAGGATGCCGCCGAAACAAATATCCCCAAATCGACGGAGGCGGAGATATACGCTCAAATCGATGCAGATTTAACCGAAGCGGAGAGCCTGTTGCCGGAACAATGGGAATCGAAATACCTGGGACGTGTCACATGGGGGGCAGCCCGTGCCCTGCACGCTAAAACATATATGCAAAGGAATGATTGGTCTAACATGCTCCAGGCGTCATCCGATGTTATCCAATCGGGCCTGTACGACCTGAACACGCCTTTCGACAGAATATTCCGGGAAAGCGGTGAAAATTCAAGCGAATCCATTTTCGAATTGCAGTGCACCGCTACAGCAGCACTACCGGGCAGCACCGATATAGGGAGTCAGTATGCACAGGTACAAGGCGTGAGGGGTGCTGGGATGTGGGACCTGGGTTGGGGATGGAATTGTCCTACTCCCAACCTGGCCAGCACCTTTGAGGCCGGAGATCCGAGAAAAGACGAAACCTTGCTCTATTTTCTCAAGCCTGGAGAAGATCCTAATTCTATTCAGGCCAATAAGCCTTACGGTGAAAAGCCGGTAGCTCAGGAAGTGATGAACCGCTATTACAACAAAAAAGTATATACTGATCCGGCTAAACGCACGCAGTTCAACCGGTTTGGCTATTGGATGAACATTCGCATGATACGCGTGTCTGAAATGTACCTGATTGCGGCTGAAGCGTCCAATGAGCTCGGTCAGACCGGCGACGCCATGGAGTACCTGGAAATGGTTCGAGCCCGTGCCCGCGGCGGAAATGCGGATATTTTACCCAAGATAACCACGATGGACCAAGCAGAAATGCGCGATGCGATACGCCACGAAAGGAGAGTGGAACTCGCCATGGAATGGGACCGCTTCTATGACCTTGTCCGCTGGGGTATTGCCAGGGAGGTACTGCATGCTGCAGGGAAGACGAATTATCAGGATAAACACGCTCTGTTGCCTTTGCCACAGGCAGAAGTGGATAAGTCGAACGGCGTGTTGGTACAAAACCCCAATTATTAACCTA
This portion of the Petrimonas sulfuriphila genome encodes:
- a CDS encoding RagB/SusD family nutrient uptake outer membrane protein encodes the protein MKNRIKKSIAVCVMGLLALTQIGCSDLLDQEPQGKWVDGDNPGGSFQTDVFSLYARMKGWGVTGGIPAFAVHSIRSEDVEKGSTLSDGSDVASMYDNFNYNASDGNLASYYSSNYALIHTANTVLANIKEAEEGGIQLTEIDLACRGEAYFFRAFLYFNLIRAYGQVPLINFKIKDAAETNIPKSTEAEIYAQIDADLTEAESLLPEQWESKYLGRVTWGAARALHAKTYMQRNDWSNMLQASSDVIQSGLYDLNTPFDRIFRESGENSSESIFELQCTATAALPGSTDIGSQYAQVQGVRGAGMWDLGWGWNCPTPNLASTFEAGDPRKDETLLYFLKPGEDPNSIQANKPYGEKPVAQEVMNRYYNKKVYTDPAKRTQFNRFGYWMNIRMIRVSEMYLIAAEASNELGQTGDAMEYLEMVRARARGGNADILPKITTMDQAEMRDAIRHERRVELAMEWDRFYDLVRWGIAREVLHAAGKTNYQDKHALLPLPQAEVDKSNGVLVQNPNY